From Brassica oleracea var. oleracea cultivar TO1000 chromosome C3, BOL, whole genome shotgun sequence, a single genomic window includes:
- the LOC106336364 gene encoding leucine-rich repeat receptor-like protein kinase PXC1 produces MAIPLLLLLLLHLSVSSALNDTNALTLFRIQTDTHGNLAANWTGPDACSSSWRGVYCSPYSRRVTGLSLPSLSLRGPLTSLSSLDQLRLLDLHDNRLNGTVSPLTNCTNLGLVYLAGNDISGEIPKEISSLKRMIRLDLSDNNIRGVIPREILGLTRILTIRLQDNELTGRIPDFSQVSSLLELNVSYNELHGKVTDGVVKKFGELSFSGNEGLCGSDPLPDCSYTNDPESSDTDKIVPSNPTSLPHSPVVAGDRTIHHHRGLRAGAIAAVIGGGVAVIVLASFGFAFCCGRSDRGGGSKSASLESGFAGGEGKRRSSYGGGGGEESDATSATDRSRLVFFERRKQFELEDLLKASAEMLGKGSLGTVYKAVLDDGTTTVAVKRLKDANPCPRKEFEQYMEIIGRLKHQNVVKLRAYYYAKEEKLLVYEYLPNGSLHSLLHGNRGPGRIPLDWTTRISLMLGAARGLAKIHDEYSISKIPHGNIKSSNVLLDRNGVALIADFGLSLLLNPVHAIARLGGYRAPEQSEIKRLSQKADVYSFGVLLLEVLTGKAPSVYPSPSRPRSAASVAVEEEEEAVVDLPKWVRSVVKEEWTAEVFDPELLRYKNIEEEMVAMLHIGLACVVPQPEKRPTMAEVVKMVEEIRVEQSPVGEDFDESRNSMSPSLATTEDLGHV; encoded by the exons ATGGCTATACCTCTCCTCCTCCTCCTTCTTCTTCACCTCTCCGTCTCCTCCGCTCTAAACGACACAAACGCCCTTACACTCTTCCGCATCCAGACAGACACACACGGAAACCTCGCCGCAAACTGGACTGGCCCCGACGCTTGTTCCTCCTCATGGCGCGGCGTTTACTGCTCACCCTACTCTCGCCGCGTCACTGGGCTCTCTCTCCCTTCCCTCTCCTTAAGAGGACCACTAACCTCTCTCTCCTCCTTAGACCAGCTCCGCCTCCTCGACCTCCACGACAACAGACTAAACGGCACCGTTTCGCCCCTCACGAACTGTACCAACCTCGGACTCGTTTACCTCGCCGGTAACGATATCTCCGGTGAGATCCCTAAAGAGATCTCTTCTCTCAAGAGAATGATCCGTCTTGATCTCTCGGACAACAACATACGAGGAGTCATCCCCAGAGAGATTCTCGGGTTGACCCGGATTTTAACGATCAGGCTCCAGGACAACGAGTTAACGGGTCGGATCCCGGATTTTTCTCAGGTGAGTTCGCTTCTTGAACTTAACGTCTCTTACAACGAACTGCACGGGAAAGTCACCGACGGTGTAGTGAAGAAGTTCGGAGAATTGAGCTTCTCCGGCAACGAAGGATTATGCGGGTCGGATCCTTTACCGGATTGTTCTTACACGAACGACCCGGAGTCTTCCGACACTGACAAAATCGTTCCGTCGAACCCGACGTCGCTTCCGCATTCTCCGGTCGTCGCCGGAGATCGGACGATTCATCACCACCGAGGGCTAAGAGCCGGAGCCATCGCCGCCGTCATCGGCGGCGGTGTAGCGGTTATCGTCCTAGCCTCCTTCGGGTTTGCCTTCTGCTGCGGGAGGTCAGACCGTGGCGGCGGGTCGAAATCCGCGAGCTTGGAGAGTGGCTTCGCCGGCGGAGAAGGGAAGAGGCGGAGCAGCTACGGAGGAGGAGGAGGCGAAGAGAGCGACGCGACGTCGGCCACCGACAGGAGCAGGCTCGTGTTCTTCGAGAGGAGGAAGCAGTTCGAGCTCGAGGATCTGTTGAAAGCGTCGGCGGAGATGCTCGGGAAAGGAAGCTTAGGGACGGTTTACAAAGCGGTGCTCGACGACGGGACAACGACGGTGGCGGTGAAGCGTCTCAAAGACGCGAATCCGTGTCCGAGGAAGGAGTTCGAGCAGTACATGGAGATTATCGGGAGGCTTAAGCATCAGAACGTGGTGAAACTCAGAGCTTACTATTACGCTAAAGAAGAGAAGCTTCTTGTTTATGAGTATCTCCCTAACGGAAGCTTACACTCACTTCTACATG GGAATCGAGGTCCTGGGAGGATACCATTGGATTGGACGACGAGGATTAGTCTAATGTTAGGAGCAGCGAGAGGCTTGGCCAAGATTCATGACGAGTATAGCATCTCCAAGATTCCTCACGGAAACATCAAGTCCTCCAACGTTCTTCTAGACCGAAACGGCGTCGCATTGATCGCTGACTTCGGACTATCCCTCCTTCTAAACCCGGTGCACGCTATAGCTCGCCTAGGAGGCTACCGTGCGCCGGAGCAGTCAGAGATCAAACGTCTTTCTCAGAAAGCTGACGTGTATAGCTTTGGTGTTCTTCTCCTGGAGGTTTTGACTGGAAAAGCTCCCTCGGTGTACCCGTCTCCTTCTAGGCCTAGATCAGCGGCTTCGGTGGCGGTGGAGGAAGAGGAGGAAGCGGTGGTTGACTTGCCGAAATGGGTGAGGTCGGTGGTGAAGGAGGAATGGACGGCTGAAGTTTTTGATCCGGAGCTTCTGAGGTACAAGAACATAGAGGAGGAGATGGTGGCGATGCTGCATATTGGTCTGGCATGCGTTGTTCCGCAGCCGGAGAAACGGCCTACAATGGCTGAGGTTGTTAAGATGGTTGAGGAGATTAGAGTTGAGCAATCGCCGGTGGGAGAGGATTTCGATGAGTCAAGGAACTCGATGTCTCCGTCGTTGGCCACCACCGAAGACTTAGGCCATGTTTGA
- the LOC106333598 gene encoding protein CHUP1, chloroplastic-like codes for MDGSGPREGGGVMKPVYLRVCIAVVLSATGLIMARFESWKEDNEVNSCASNQESSSSPSRNNDGEEEEENEEKESLVDHQKREIIILNSRLEELQKKKHETELRFEHYCFLKDKEAMLMEQKSMLVLERSQLDFFRREVSAMEEELKRGQDLVIVYSKLVGEIQELRSKNWLLEGETKKLRIRVKQLHRVVNQKSRKSVKKLLKCLHELGKKNIFVKGLEDQVKDLKANLDLLQEEKEVYMKSSENSEMVSVEDHRRVLEKHEDLKTEVTYLRWINACLRKELVRNGTKYEGALELTVAAENKNKWGKGFCWRLL; via the exons ATGGATGGTTCAGGTCCAAGAGAAGGAGGAGGAGTTATGAAGCCGGTTTATCTCAGAGTTTGTATTGCTGTTGTATTATCCGCAACTGGTTTGATCATGGCGAGGTTCGAGTCTTGGAAAGAAGATAATGAGGTAAATTCTTGTGCAAGCAATCAAGAGTCTTCTTCATCACCTAGCAGAAACAACGATGGAGAAGAAGAAGAAGAAAACGAAGAAAAAGAGAGCCTTGTTGATCATCAAAAGCGAGAGATTATCATCTTGAATTCGAGACTAGAGGAACTTCAGAAGAAGAAACACGAGACGGAGTTGCGTTTCGAACATTATTGTTTTCTTAAAGACAAAGAAGCCATGCTAATGGAGCAAAAAAGCATGTTGGTTCTTGAAAGGTCTCAATTAGATTTCTTCCGTAGAGAAGTTTCGGCCATGGAGGAAGAACTCAAGAGGGGCCAAGATTTGGTGATCGTGTATAGTAAACTGGTTGGAGAAATCCAAGAGTTGAGATCAAAGAATTGGCTTCTTGAGGGAGAAACAAAGAAGCTCAGGATAAGAGTGAAGCAATTACACCGTGTTGTAAACCAGAAGAGCAGGAAGAGTGTTAAGAAGTTATTGAAGTGTCTTCATGAACTGGGGAAAAAGAATATCTTTGTGAAGGGACTTGAAGATCAAGTGAAAGATTTGAAAGCCAACCTTGATTTGTTGCAAGAGGAAAAAGAAGTATACATGAAATCCTCAGAAAATTCAGAG ATGGTGAGTGTAGAAGATCATAGAAGGGTCTTAGAAAAGCATGAGGATTTGAAGACAGAAGTGACTTACCTGAGATGGATCAATGCTTGTTTGAGGAAGGAGTTGGTGAGAAACGGAACCAAATATGAGGGTGCTCTTGAATTGACAGTAGCGGCTGAAAATAAGAATAAATGGGGGAAGGGGTTCTGTTGGAGGTTACTCTGA
- the LOC106331441 gene encoding F-box protein PP2-A15-like — MGLSFSNLNGEHNGSSIGPSLGDIPESCVACVILHLTPPEICNLARLNRAFRGAASSDSVWERKLPSNYKDLLDLLPVERYRSLSKKGVFALLSRPIPFDDGNKEVWIDRVTGRVCMAVSAKGMAITGIEDRRYWNWIDTEESRFHAVAYLQQIWWFEVDGMVSFNLPPGTYCLSFRIHLGRFSKRLGRRVCHFEHTHGWEIKPVRFSLSTSDGQEASCEYYLADKEGEQAGRESWRDYKVGEFVVGCSEPTTEVQWSMKQIDCTHSKGGICVDSVFIIPTDVKERNKRKAGVK, encoded by the exons ATGGGGTTGTCCTTCTCGAACCTCAACGGCGAGCACAACGGCTCGTCGATCGGACCCAGCCTCGGCGACATACCGGAGAGCTGCGTCGCGTGCGTGATCCTCCACCTGACCCCGCCGGAGATTTGCAACCTAGCTCGCCTGAATCGAGCGTTCCGCGGCGCTGCTTCTTCCGATTCCGTCTGGGAGAGGAAGCTGCCGAGTAACTACAAGGATCTTCTCGATCTGTTACCGGTGGAGAGGTACCGGAGTTTATCCAAGAAGGGTGTCTTCGCTTTGCTCTCTCGTCCTATCCCTTTCGACGATGGTAACAAG GAAGTGTGGATTGATAGAGTGACAGGACGGGTTTGTATGGCGGTTTCGGCAAAAGGGATGGCTATTACTGGAATTGAAGACCGCAGGTATTGGAATTGGATTGATACTGAAGAATCAAG GTTCCATGCTGTAGCCTACTTACAGCAGATTTGGTGGTTTGAAGTAGATGGGATGGTGAGCTTCAATCTTCCTCCTGGTACGTACTGTCTATCCTTCAGAATACACCTCGGAAGATTCTCGAAAAGGCTGGGAAGACGAGTTTGCCATTTCGAACACACGCACGGTTGGGAGATAAAGCCTGTGAGGTTCTCACTCTCGACTTCAGACGGGCAAGAGGCGTCGTGTGAGTATTACTTGGCCGATAAAGAAGGAGAGCAAGCAGGTAGAGAGTCCTGGAGAGACTATAAGGTTGGAGAGTTTGTTGTGGGTTGCTCAGAGCCAACAACGGAGGTACAATGGTCGATGAAACAGATCGACTGCACCCATTCTAAAGGCGGAATCTGTGTGGATTCCGTCTTTATAATCCCAACAGATGTGAAGGAACGCAACAAAAGGAAAGCTGGTGTGAAGTAA
- the LOC106333696 gene encoding 60S ribosomal protein L24-1-like produces the protein MVLKTELCRFSGQKIYPGRGIRFIRADSQVFLLVNSKCKHYFHNKLKPSKLAWTAMYRKQHKKDAAQEAVKRRRRATKKPYSRSIVGATLEVIQKKRAEKPEVRDAAREAALRDIKERIKKTKDEKMAKKAEFASKQQKIKGNIPKAAAPKAAKLGGGGGGKR, from the exons ATGGTTCTCAA GACTGAGCTTTGCCGATTCAGTGGTCAGAAGATTTACCCAGGCAGGGGGATCAGATTCATCAGAGCTGACTCTCAG GTGTTTTTGTTGGTTAACTCGAAATGTAAGCATTACTTTCACAATAAGTTGAAACCGTCGAAGCTTGCATGGACCGCCATGTACCGTAAACAACACAAAAAG GATGCTGCACAAGAGGCTGTGAAAAGGAGGAGACGTGCAACCAAGAAGCCGTACTCTAGGTCTATCGTTGGCGCTACTTTGGAGGTTATTCAGAAGAAGCGTGCAGAGAAGCCTGAAGTTCGTGATGCAGCCAGAGAAGCTGCCCTACG TGACATTAAGGAGAGAATCAAGAAGACCAAGGACGAGAAGATGGCAAAGAAGGCCGAGTTTGCTTCCAAACAACAAAAAATTAAGGGCAATATCCCCAAGGCTGCCGCTCCCAAGGCTGCAAAGTTGGGTGGTGGTGGTGGTGGCAAACGTTGA
- the LOC106333988 gene encoding 50S ribosomal protein L12-2, chloroplastic-like has protein sequence MVTMTLSLATRIFCSSFSSTYRFGAPNSCTPSHRAAELSPISAVKAPNKIKKIGSEISSLTLKESRILADYVQDKFGVSILFSATAAAAAVFSPPLEDGDDVTATVEEQTKFDMVINDVAIGHRIAVVKAIRAMTCLPVMEAKEFIEDLPKTFKEGVTKDEAEEAKRQLEEAGATVSIV, from the exons ATGGTAACTATGACTCTTTCTTTGGCAACCCGAATCTTTTGCTCGTCTTTCTCTTCCACATATCGCTTTGGTGCTCCTAATTCTTGCACCCCAAGCCACCGTGCGGCCGAACTCAGTCCCATCTCCGCCGTCAAAGCTCCCAATAAAATCAAGAAGATTGGATCCGAGATCTCGTCTCTGACACTCAAAGAATCTCGCATCCTCGCCGACTACGTCCAAGACAAGTTCGGTGTTTCGATACTCTTTTCGGCGACTGCTGCAGCGGCGGCTGTCTTCTCTCCTCCTCTCGAGGACGGTGATGATGTGACGGCTACTGTGGAGGAGCAGACCAAGTTCGATATGGTTATCAATGACGTAGCCATCGGTCATCGTATTG CAGTGGTTAAAGCGATTAGGGCTATGACTTGCTTGCCGGTGATGGAAGCCAAAGAGTTCATTGAAGATCTTCCGAAGACTTTCAAGGAAGGCGTGACTAAAGATGAGGCAGAAGAAGCCAAGAGACAGCTCGAAGAAGCTGGCGCCACGGTATCTATTGTTTAA
- the LOC106329879 gene encoding glutathione S-transferase T3-like gives MSANFVDLLNSQQESVVPEPCPYTSFQHVGSSHLPEKASFCEDSTTERRERKKWTVTDDLVLISAWLNTSKDPVVGNEQKAGVFWSRIAAYFAASPKVERGAKREVIQCKQRWQKMNDLVCKFCGSYAAATRQKTSGQNEADTVKLAHGIFYNDHKIKFNLHHAWEELRNDQKWCEVASRKIDGTSKKRKYDDGAQSESSQATSALGNQPTKRPPGVKAAKAASGKRSIAVDQAASEFQTMWTIKEKDMAAKERLKKMGLLESLICKKEPLSEYEEELKKNLISEMLGN, from the coding sequence ATGTCAGCCAATTTTGTTGACCTCTTGAACAGTCAACAAGAGAGTGTCGTTCCCGAACCCTGTCCCTATACGAGTTTTCAACATGTCGGATCATCACATCTCCCTGAAAAGGCAAGCTTCTGTGAAGACTCAACTACAGAGCGTAGAGAAAGGAAGAAGTGGACAGTCACAGACGATCTTGTGCTCATTAGCGCCTGGTTAAACACCAGCAAGGACCCGGTGGTGGGCAATGAGCAGAAAGCAGGTGTGTTTTGGAGCCGCATTGCGGCTTACTTCGCAGCCAGTCCAAAGGTGGAAAGAGGTGCAAAGCGAGAGGTTATTCAGTGTAAGCAACGATGGCAGAAGATGAACGATCTAGTCTGTAAGTTTTGTGGATCATATGCGGCTGCAACTAGACAGAAAACAAGTGGTCAGAATGAGGCTGACACTGTGAAACTGGCACACGGGATCTTCTACAATGATCACAAGATCAAATTTAACCTCCACCATGCTTGGGAGGAGCTGAGGAATGACCAGAAATGGTGTGAAGTTGCTAGTAGGAAGATTGATGGAACCAGCAAAAAGAGAAAGTACGATGATGGAGCTCAATCAGAGAGCTCTCAAGCAACGTCCGCTCTCGGTAATCAACCCACCAAACGCCCTCCTGGTGTTAAGGCGGCGAAAGCAGCCTCTGGTAAGAGAAGCATCGCAGTTGACCAGGCTGCCTCTGAGTTTCAGACCATGTGGACTATTAAAGAGAAAGACATGGCTGCGAAAGAGAGACTTAAGAAGATGGGGTTGCTTGAGAGTCTCATATGCAAGAAAGAGCCACTTTCTGAATACGAGGAAGAGCTAAAGAAGAATCTAATTAGTGAGATGTTGGGTAATTAG